A genome region from Carya illinoinensis cultivar Pawnee chromosome 2, C.illinoinensisPawnee_v1, whole genome shotgun sequence includes the following:
- the LOC122301717 gene encoding uncharacterized protein LOC122301717, with the protein MSPYRLVYGKACHLLEEVEHKAYWAIKQFNFHADQSGSSRKLQIAKLEELRRDAYDNAKLSKERMKHFHDRHIQRKSFYPDQQVLLYNSRLHLFPGKLKSRWSGPYRVKAVTSHGAVELLNSHNGKTQRKSWRRGEGEVSGCLLISS; encoded by the coding sequence ATGTCACCATATAGACTAGTCTATGGTAAAGCATGTCACTTGCTTGAAGAGGTAGAACACAAAGCTTACTGGGCCATTAAACAGTTTAATTTTCATGCTGACCAATCTGGTTCATCTAGGAAGCTGCAGATTGCTAAGTTGGAAGAACTTCGAAGGGATGCTTATGATAATGCCAAATTGTCTAAAGAGCGTATGAAGCACTTTCACGACAGACATATCCAAAGAAAATCTTTCTACCCAGACCAGCAAGTGTTGCTATACAACTCCAGATTACACCTCTTCCCTGGAAAGCTGAAATCTCGATGGAGTGGCCCTTATAGGGTAAAAGCTGTGACTTCCCATGGAGCGGTGGAACTTCTAAACTCTCACAATGGtaaaactcaaagaaaaagtTGGAGAAGAGGGGAGGGAGAGGTGTCTGGATGTCTCCTGATTTCCTCTTAA